In Cryptomeria japonica chromosome 10, Sugi_1.0, whole genome shotgun sequence, a genomic segment contains:
- the LOC131858987 gene encoding uncharacterized protein LOC131858987: MDFITGLPRVQGRDCIYVVVDRLTKFAHFFTIPSTYTTTQVVDLFYKEIFRLHGLPRFIVSDRDSRFLSAFWQELFRLCGTELTPSTNYHPQTDGQTEIVNKWVEGYLRNYVTAQQRAWVRWVEHSFEVGDMVYLRLQPYRQSSLKKSGAEKLRPRFYGPYRVIRRVGEVAYKIKLLEGSCVHNVFHLSRLKKAIGQGVVPSADLPPLDEEGRLVLIPTTILDVRERTLRNRMVKEYLVKWRDLPNEDSTWENEQIRIS; encoded by the exons atggacttcatcactggacTACCTAGAGTGCAAGGGCGAGATTGTATATATGTTGTGGTAGACCGCTTGACAAAGTTTGCCCATTTCTTCACTATACCATCTACTTACACAACAACGCAGGTGGTAGACCTCTTTtacaaggagatattcagattgcaTGGGTTGCCCAGGTTTATAGTGAGTGATCGGGATAGTAGATTTTTGAGTGCTTTTTGGCAGGAGCTCTTCCGGTTGTGTGGTACAGAGCTCACACCCAGCACTAACtatcatccacagacagatggtcagacagagattgtgaataagtgGGTTGAGGGTTATTTGCGAAATTATGTGACTGCACAACAGAGGGCCTGGGTGAGATG GGTGGAGCATAGTTTTGAGGTTGgtgacatggtgtatttgaggttacaaccatatagacagtcatcgCTCAAGAAGAGCGGAGCAGAGAAGTTGAGACCCCGGTTTTATGGCCCCTATAGAGTCATTCGCAGGGTAGGTGAGGTTGCCTACAAGATAAAGCTTCTAGAGGGTAGCTGTGTGCACAATGTGTTCCATTTGTcgaggcttaagaaagccattggtcagggTGTGGTGCCTTCAGCAGATTTACCTCCGTTAGACGAGGAAGGGAGACTAGTGCTGATCCCTACGACTATTCTGGATGTCAGGGAAAGGACACTCAGGAATAGAATGGTAaaggaatacttggtgaaatggagagacCTGCCAAATGAAGAttctacatgggagaatgagcag